The following are encoded together in the Penicillium digitatum chromosome 3, complete sequence genome:
- a CDS encoding ABC-type Fe3+ transport system: MKITRQPLILSLLGLVDLARCGVLPNWNSYPSHDPAIENRTLDEIYASAKHEMGDLIVLWGGDAVSQGVPTIAAWQARFPEIKLNLTVDVSKYHDSRVNRQFQRNGTDGADIAVLQTLHDFGRWKREGRLLPYKPLKWEDIYSAIKDPHGAFVGAYIYQFGDLIYNTGLLNESSVPSSYGEFVRPEWKSKLALTYPNDDDAITYLFSVIIDKYGWDWFESLLEQDVQWVRGTGEPADYVAEVNSTRSLSFTTNLNTATNLASKAPEDARLLWPQTGAIFASTPRPESAKLFMSWLLSDEYQEQFVNSQTYLARKDLPSKLGNVWDDEFTALTQFATFMENRDLVEWWRLQFETSIGTAQGLSPVLSYYGSR; this comes from the exons ATGAAGATTACCAGACAGCCCCTTATCCTCAGCCTTTTAGGCCTGGTCGAccttgctcgctgcggcgtACTGCCGAATTGGAACTCCTATCCCAGCCATGATCCTGCCATTGAGAATCGCACTTTGGACGAGATCTACGCCTCTGCTAAACACGAGATGGGTGACCTCATTGTGCTTTGGGGAGGAGATG CTGTAAGCCAAGGTGTACCAACGATTGCAGCATGGCAAGCACGATTCCCCGAAATCAAGCTCAATCTGACTGTCGACGTTTCAAAATATCACGACAGCCGAGTGAATCGTCAGTTCCAGCGCAATGGAACCGACGGCGCAGATATCGCAGTTTTGCAGACGCTGCATGATTTCGGTCGCTGGAAGAGGGAAGGGCGGCTGTTGCCATACAAGCCGTTGAAATGGGAGGATATTTATTCCGCTATAAAGGATCCTCATGGTGCCTTTGTGGGAGCATATATAT ACCAATTTGGAGATCTTATTTACAACACCGGACTCTTGAATGAGTCTAGTGTTCCATCTTCATATGGAGAGTTCGTTCGCCCAGAGTGGAAAAGCAAGCTAGCGTTAACGTATCCCAACGACGATGACGCTATCACTTATCTGTTCTCTGTCATCATTGACAAATATGGCTGGGATTGGTTCGAATCACTTCTCGAACAGGATGTTCAGTGGGTCCGAGGAACTGGCGAACCTGCTGACTATGTTGCCGAGGTCAACTCTACTCGCTCGTTGTCTTTCACCACCAACTTGAACACGGCGACAAACCTGGCTAGCAAAGCACCTGAAGACGCCCGCCTGCTGTGGCCACAGACTGGTGCTATTTTTGCCTCCACTCCTCGCCCTGAAAGTGCTAAATTGTTTATGAGCTGGTTGCTTAGCGACGAATATCAAGAGCAATTCGTCAACAGCCAGACCTACTTGGCACGGAAGGATTTGCCTTCTAAGCTAGGAAATGTGTGGGATGATGAATTCACGGCGCTCACTCAATTTGCAACTTTCATGGAGAACCGTGATTTGGTCGAATGGTGGAGACTCCAGTTTGAGACTTCCATCGGGACTGCTCAGGGTCTTAGCCCGGTGCTTTCATACTATGGTAGCCGCTAG